The following coding sequences are from one Carassius auratus strain Wakin chromosome 15, ASM336829v1, whole genome shotgun sequence window:
- the LOC113115262 gene encoding uncharacterized protein LOC113115262 — protein sequence MYKDIFNGSPISRVTMETQSEKKRAAYFTEAELEVLMHAYEEFKPIILKRSNTAASAKARELAWQKITDRVNACNPSGATRTLSQVKMKHKNILQKANRKKTEARLTGGGPPPPPLTPSEELALSLNKGRPVVAGIPGGSSSHILCTTSDGEKRVKYTDGRIVLLDSPERTQSVTVDEDDDDDEETTSAVTEVDNAGRSTEYIPRDLPTDEGPSASAHNLSRLPAKELYKVHLQKQIRKSDMEMDLIQLQMEEKRLLIKKAALEIELLENRLKEMKK from the exons atgtataaagacattttcaatggATCGCCGATTTCACGAGTCACCATGGAAACTCAAAGCGAAAAAAAGAGAGCCGCGTATTTCACAGAGGCGGAGTTGGAAGTTTTAATGCATGCTTATGAGGAGTTTAagccaataatattaaaaagaagcAATACAGCTGCATCGGCTAAAGCAAGAGAGTTGGCTTGGCAAAAAATAACGGACAGAGTAAATGC gTGTAATCCTTCTGGAGCCACAAGAACTTTAAGCCAagtcaaaatgaaacacaaaaacattctgcaaaaag CTAACAGAAAAAAGACTGAAGCCCGTCTAACTGGCGGGGGGCCACCACCACCTCCCCTCACCCCATCTGAGGAGCTGGCTCTGTCCCTTAATAAAGGGCGACCAGTGGTTGCTGGCATTCCAGGGGGCAGTTCATCACACATACTATGCACCACAAGTGATGGTGAAAAAAGGGTGAAAT ATACTGATGGACGGATTGTATTATTGGACTCTCCAGAAAGAACACAGTCTGTCACAGTT gatgaggatgatgatgacgatgaagagaCCACATCTGCTGTGACAGAAGTGGACAATGCTGGTAGATCCACTGAG TACATACCTAGGGATTTGCCCACAGATGAGGGTCCTTCAGCCTCAGCACACAATCTAAGCAGG TTGCCAGCAAAGgagctgtataaggtccatcttcaaaaacaaataagaaaaagtgacatggagatggaccttatacagcttcaaatggaagagaaaaggctcctcattaaaaaagcagcacttGAAATAGAATTACTTGAGAATCGCCTTAAG gaaatgaagaaataa